The genomic window ATGTGATTTAATTGCACTAATTTTGGTATAATATatcccagatgaaagtgagggtaacttttctagtataatcttcttatttgaatcatgagttgtgatacataagtactcatgattttcctcattcataatttcaatatgatatccatttcgacgAATATCTTGGAAACTCAACAAATTCCTCaaagacttggtagataatagtgcgttatttattattacttttgttcctccgggaaacaaaattataactcTTCCAAAatcttctatcacattgcctgagccaataatagtattaacatattcttcttttggcacaagatgggtaaaatatatatcacttttaagaatgttgtgcaaacttgcactatccgcaaggcatacatcttcattatatatccttgccatttccttcaaagataaataataataaaataagtagTAATACATGCACAGTCAAATTGAATTCTTGActggaattatttttctaagaaacactgtacgtaatgtcatatactaaaattttattattatcactattattattattattattattattattattattattattattattattattattattatttaaaatttgacacatttaatgatttcaaaattcttaaatataaacattaatatttcattatttatatacatcatatttgaaacttaaatatatagaaaatacaacttaacaataagtttcttatattatttatttacatgaatacttaacaatttcacgtattaaactattccatcattgatcaaatgaccaatatttttttcaggatcctcaaagaaatcagatacatcataatgagtggtagaattttcagcatcatttgaaacgaaattcgtttcctttcctttgtcatcctttttcaaagacgcttgataaagatcgactaggtgccttggtgtatgacaggtacgtgaccaatggcccttttcACCACAACgaaaacacttatcctctgttgatttattttgcccaatatttctttctttatcccacttctggtgagatcctctcttttaaACATAATTCATTTTCCTTCCAAAATTTTTCTTGTTACCAAAACCTTGTCATTTAtctcttctggggtaatgatttgccgcatttattTCAGGAAATgcggcggcgccagctgggcgcgctttgTGATTctttaagagcaactcattgttgcgtttaGCAACAAGAACGCAAGAAttagctcagaatattttttaaatcatttttctcgatactgctgctgcaagagcacattcgagacatggaaggtttagaaagttttctctaacatatcattatcagaTATCTTTTACCtgcataatttcattcgtgaggtgatttgaaacattgctgaattatattcatttatgaatttaaaatcctgtagacgcaagtgcgtccattcatatcggacTTGAGGAaatatcaccgtcttttgatgattatacctttgttcaaggtctttccaaagatctgcaagatcttttaatatgagatattcatttttcaatccttcgtcaagatgacgacgaaaaAAAAtattggctttggctttatccttctgggatgcattattttcagtcttaatggtatctccaagatccattaaatcaagatggatttcagcatctaatatccatgataaataattatttccagatatatcaagagtattaaattcaagatgagagagcttcgacataataaaaatttgttacctgagtcttcctaaaatttgatcagagtctcgtactgataacgtgttgtgaaataaataaggaagatgttctaaatataaaataaagatatgtaaatagaagactttaatattaatataattaactcgataaaataatttatatatttatatgcaCTAACGTAAagatagagaaagagagagagaaactaTTAGTAATGTATAAAAGAGAAGATAATTTTATTACtgtaaaaagagaaaaaggagagtATTTGTAATTGTGTGTATAATCTTTTTGCCACGTTCATGCTTTTATAGGCAAACAAATTTTACTTATCATTAATTGTGCTTTGTCATGAGAACTTGTTCCTTTCAGCATAGGAAAACGGATCCGCTCATAAATAGGCATTCATCCTTATCCATCCTTGTTGTAACAGTTAAATGGTGACAAactttaaaagtaaaaaaattacaattcctaaatttttaaattacaaGATATAAATCAAtcctaaatttttaaaagatgacTTTTTCGTCTCCActttaaattatcaaaatttgtaAAAAGACAAAAAGAGAACTAATATCTCTTACAATTCAAAAGTTCAAGGGCTAACAGCTAATAAACAAGATCAAAAACTAAAATGACTACATAATAGTTTGGAAATCAATTTAACATTTTATTGAGTTTTAATTGTTTTGATTTGAAAAAACGATTTTTTGGATTTATGAGATAGTTTACCTAGATAGACATCGAAAGTACACATTGGATTAAAAAAACACAGGACTGCAGTATTACACAATGCCctctcattcttttttttttataattgagGAAGTAAAATAATGTAATTTTTAACCTTTTAacattttttctcatttttttttttagtccTACTTATAAATTGTATAATGAAAAATCACATTTTACTCTCtcaaatgagaaaaaaataaagaggATTCAATCCCATACCACCTGAGATTTATTATACTAGTGCTACAAATATAGTAATACTTGTTCAAAGTCGCACACCACATTAATCCAGCGATCTAAAGAATCAATGATTGTTCACCGATGTTTTTGGTTTGATCAAATTTTGATTTAACTATTTattaatcaataaaaataaattcttgCCAAATAGTTCTTAAATCAGATTTTTAAAACATTACATCTAACAACTGCTTGCTGAAGAAGTGCTGGATTATCCTCATGCTTCACATAGAACAACCCTGATCAAACAAGACTCCTAATAATACGTTTGGTTAGGGGGATAAAAATGGAACAGAGAATTTTCACGAATGAAAAATTACATTGTAAATTAATTACACATAGTTCATTTGTGAAGCATTTCATTCCCTTTTTACCTCTACAAAGAAGTAACTTGCTTAAACTACATAACAATACGATAATTATTAAAGTAAACACCCTAAGGATAAGCACTTCAACCATTTTAAACATGGGTCCCTCAAAGCCATAACAATCCGTAAATTATGATATTAATGAACTTTTCTTTTTGTCgcgacattcaagtgggtaactCTTCTGCTTTGAATTTATACACGCaaaggaagaaaaaaataattaaaaaaacaacAAATGTTTGGGTTTCATGTTTCTGTTCCATTCTATCCTTTTGTCAAAACTAAACGTATTCACAATTAATAAGAAGAAATTATATGTTTAGCAAGCATCATTCAGAATTAGCCCCATGCCATAGAACATGCGTAGTTGACCACCAATTTGCCATCAAAACCAAAATTCTGGAAAATAAAAACCAAACAAAGGAGAAAAGAAAATACTCAAATGACAATCTGACAAATAAATTGCATGATTAGGTATATAAAGCAGCACCAAAAACATCTAAACAGTAATTAGAATATTGACTGCCATTGCTACTCTAGCATTTTTGGGCTAAACACCTGTAATATACAAAGAGAGATGGAGAAAAAGGAACGACCCGGAAAAAACACAATATTTACTAACAGAAATTCTAGAAAAATTCCAACGTTTTGCAAAAGCAAATCTATCATAGCAAATAGtttaattaaactaaaaacccaGATGAATTATTCAAGGTTGAACCATGACCATTACTTTCATTTTACTCTCTGGTTGAAGGCCAACTTATGCGTATGATAACCTAGGTCCTGGGTTACATGGATATGGGTACAATAACCAGTACTAGTTGACTAGTTTTTACAAGAATATTATACAAACTACAGATCTGTAAAATAGTATAAGATGATTGTCCTTCCAACAccaaattttttcaataaaacttCGTAAATCGTGAATTAACAGACTTTTATATTGTACAGGACTAGCATGCACTTAAATGACACTAGCTTATTGTAATGCTTGAATAGGAAGTACCAATGGTATTTTGAAGAAAGATTCAAAAGAAAACAAGGGTACTTATCCATGTGCACCCAAGAAATACCTAATCTACTGCATGCTCAATCTAATTAACCAAGGGATAGCAGGTGGCCtcatcatttttcttttaaatacatATTATTCTATCTTCCTTCTCTCAGAAAAATTTTAATTGGTTAAGTATTATGATTCTTTTTTTTCCCCCACAATCAAATTACTTACAAACTATAAGATCCAGTAGttataaaaactaatagaaaaggGGATCCAGTAGTTTCTTACAGTATACAAATCAATGATCGATTCATCAGGATTGGGTGAAAAAGCACTGTTGACATATACAAACTGCAAAACCAGGAAACAAATTTGAGTATGCAGATCCTTTAGAGTTTAGACAACTATACAGGTAAAATACACAGTGATTGTTTACCAATGTTTCCCTGTGGAGTTGCCGTCTAAGAAAGTCTATAACCTTTGCAAATTTATCAGCTCCTGCTATCTGCAATATCAAATATAAAGACATCATTTTATATTTCAAGATTTCAAGAAGAATGCATGTAGAAAACTAACAATTCATTCTTGCTAGCAATCCTCGTAATCATTACTTTCAGATTTGACTTTACAACTATTAAGATCTGCATGTTCCATTTCTGATCAGTTCTATATTCAAACTTGTATCAGCCACAGAAAATTCAGGCAGATACAAGTCTACAGCTTTCTTTCCCCTTATATCAGTGACGAAACCCCCACTCCGCTCGAAGGGAGAGGACAGGGTTACTTCAAANNNNNNNNNNNNNNNNNNNNNNNNNNNNNNNNNNNNNN from Arachis ipaensis cultivar K30076 chromosome B09, Araip1.1, whole genome shotgun sequence includes these protein-coding regions:
- the LOC107619474 gene encoding ubiquitin-like protein ATG12, with the translated sequence MAAESPSSVRKVVVHLRATGDAPILKQSKFKIAGADKFAKVIDFLRRQLHRETLFVYVNSAFSPNPDESIIDLYTNFGFDGKLVVNYACSMAWG